Sequence from the Populus nigra chromosome 17, ddPopNigr1.1, whole genome shotgun sequence genome:
CAGTCATCACTACAACCCAGCccccaaagaaaaagaaaattccagACTTGAAGTGGCAAAGCATGGCTAGAAATGTTTGTGCAACAATGAAAGTGAAGAGAAAGCTTACAGCAACCACAATACTTTGCCCTGCTGATCGAATTTCCAGCGGAAAAATCTCACTAGGAACTAACCATCCTAATGGACCCCATGACCAGCCAAACCCAGCTACGTAaatacaaatcaaaatcaacacaACATAAGCATATCCTTCGCCTATACCACCATGATCACCTAGCTGAGCTGCCATTATTCCTCCCACCATTATTTGTGACACTAACATCTGCACACCACCAAATATAAACAATGCTCTTCTGCCAAGTTTGTCGACTACAAGCATTGATATAAATGTTGATCCAGTACCCACAATCCCAGTCACAACTGAAGACATGAGGGATGCGCTTTCGCCTAGTCCTATTGTCCTGAAAAGTATAGGAGCATAAAATGCAATCACATTGATTCCTGTAACTTGCTGAAAAAATGGTATGGCTATTGCCATTACTAGTTGAGGCCTATACTTCCTTTTTATGATATTCTTAAATGGGTGCTCAACGGTTTTTGAGATTGAGCTAGCTTTGATGAGATCATCAAGTTCTGCTTGAACATCTTCAGTTCCTCGGACCCGTTGTAGCATTAGCTTAGCTCTTTCAGTGTCATCAGTGAGCTGAATGAGGCTGTTTGGTGTTTCTGGCAGGAAAACTGCACCTAGTGTAAGGATTGTAGCCGGGACTGCTGCCAAAGCTAGGGAGATTCGCCAGCCCCAACCGCCTTTGATCTTTTCGGTGCCATAGTTTATGAGGTTAGCAGAGAGTGCCCCGATGCCAATACTAAACTGGAACCCATTGTTAATTGCTCCTCTGTATCTTGGTGGTGCCATTTCTGAGAGATAGAGTGGGACTGCCTGCAGAACATGTCGGATATGAAACAAGGTGACTAAAAGAATCAATTGAAAGTAATCATGTAGTTCACCTGGTTAGCAAAACCAACACCAACTCCAAGCAAGACCCGACCAAATATTAGCATATAAACGTTAAATGCTGCACCACCAAGGGCAGCACCAGCAAGGAAGGCAGCGCCTCCTAAAAGAATTGATGGCTTGCGTCCAAATGCCTTCGTTATCGATGAGGCAAAGAATGAAGCAATAAAACCAGCAACATACATTGAGGATGTGAAGGAGGTCAACAATTGGCTATCAAATTTGCAGTAGTTGCTAATTTCTGTGTCTTCCTTCATCTTTCTGTACACTTTTGGGAAAAATTTCTCCAGAAATGGTTCCATTGAGGTAACACCACCTTCATAATGTAAACTAGCACTAGTtaatctctttgtttttttttttttagtttttatcttaACATCAATGATTCCGCGAACGGATTGTATGATCAAACGAGTTCGATCAGGCAAGTTATACCGTAGCTGTTGCCAAGTCTTTTGCACATTGTCTAACATTAACTTTTAGTGTGAAATGAATGGTGGCAAGCTTCAAAGAGAAgataaatttcttcttcctttttggtTAGTAAACTCAGTAATTTAAATGCTATCTCTAAGTGTAAGATTACTTCATTATATTAAGATCTGCATAAAAAACTAGTAAATTACAATccagaaaacatgaaaaatacgGTAACTTGAGTTCTATAGTGCCTAAAAACGACCACAAGACAAAATTTACAGGTTGACAATGAAGAAAGATCATGTTCAGGATTGAAATAGCAGAGAATTACACACCTGTAATTCCAATATCATAGCCGAAAATGACTCCTCCCATGGCAGCCATCATACAAGACAAAACAACAAACCATGTCATCTTGCCATTGCATAGCCCTCCTTGATCACTTCTTATGCTTAATTCCACTGCCATGAGACTGAACTTTTTTCAAGTTCACACACAAATATGTGTTTGAGAGAGGAGGCAATTAGGAAGGAGGAGATATCTCAGATGGATAATGATATAGTGCTGTCTTTCGTTGACTCGTAGACTTCGACATCATAACCAGCCAAGCAGTACTCttcaaagaaattataatatcatATACACTTTGAACTTTAGAGGAGCCTGTGGGACATGATATTGGAATTATATAATATGGAATCTTTTCGTTGTTAGACTCATAAGACTCTAAATTAGCAGGTTAATTAGATTAACTCGGTTTAAACGTCAAATATTAGAATTTTCCCCCCTTTTTTCTTGCTCTGACTGGTCAGGTTTGAATCGCGCATGATTGAATCAACTTGATTACTAAAATTTTGCTGGTTCAATGGATTGTCACCTATCTTAGGTTAGGTTTCAAGTGTTAAGTTCCCCCAAGAACATTTCAACCAACCGATAGAGAATCAAATTGCTGGGTTGCCAATCCTGTGTGGGgcaaattattgaaaaacaacaaactTTGAATAATGGATGGATAAtagaaaaacaacattaatttatatatggtGTCTCAACGGAGAGTTCGTAGTCATGTGAACCCCGTCCCTGCACTTGTGAAAAAGGGCTACTCATCAATTGTAATATGCAGGATTGCAGGTGGCTATTTGTTCATATGGAAGCCTGTACATAAAATCTCTACAATCTGGACGTGCTGACGGATCTTCTATTTAGTTACGGTCGGGAtggtcaagtttttttaattttaatacaattaaaataatattattttaattttttttttaaaaataaatcgatgaaattttgattgatttttactACATGTCACATGTTGACGaaggtttttttatctagttAAGCAAggtcaattttttctttatattttttaaattcaaatgagTCCAAACTCTGAATCGATCAAGTCTTGAATTAACCCAATTgtttcaagttttataaataaaattattatactgtttttaatttaaaatacttaatataaactaaaataaaaaaaatatctcattattttttaaaagatattaatgataaattaattttttttatattttttatgtcttattcatcattaattaaacagaaaataaaaacaattattttatcctatataccactataatttttttttttaatttcctgttctgtctaattttatttttagagtttttatattttttttcgtcACCACAATAATTAAACCCTACCTAAGTTGTCAGCTAGAAAACTCAAAAACTAAATTACATTcgtaaaagaatataaaaaatacccgAGGAAATAAAAATGCAACTACCCAGTGCATTTTCATGTTTTCCACGTGTAATCATAAgcagaaacatttttttttctttttacaacaGTGAATGCTTAgtttaagataaaaagaaaatgaaatttaactaACCGAGCAAAATCTTCacctgtttttcaatttaagaaCATGTTTTGGTAGTCGCCTCTAAACACAaacatgcaaaaacaaaattataagtcataataaacaaatttttaaaaaaacgcaACACTGAATgctaagattaaaattaaaatagagaatttttatgattttttacttCCCAATATGGGGAAGAACAATGGCACCTCTTAAAGAAGATAGCCATTTTGTTATTGGTTATATTTGAGACAGAGGGACATGGAAATGGAAAACAAACTAGTTGCAGACTCTTGGTGACTGGGTTCGATGCAAAGTCAGTTCTTGCTACTGTTCAGCATTTCAGGTACATGAAATTTTGTAGTTTTGCTCGTCTTGTTATGCTATTTAGTCAGTTTCTAACCTGTTCGATAAAATTCCTCAATGAGTTTAACCCCATACAACGAAATTGCGTCAATCAGCTTTACACTCGCATGCTTTCTGTATTATATACAAGttacaaaacaataaaacaagaaacaaaacctGCACTGTCCTTGTCTCTCAAGATGGCGAAAAAGATgagaaggaagaagaggaagaagatatCGGTGGTGACTGATAACAAACACATTTTGGGTCGTGAATGACCTTTTTAATTGTGATGTCAAGTTTTGTGCAGAACACACAGTACCTTCCTCCAAAGTAATCTTCATTGTCCACTTccacttcatcatcatcatcatcatcagcagcagcagcagcatctgtgttatcttcttcttcagaaGTTTCATCAGGCTCGATCCTCCAATCACCTCTCGCGTAGTATCTGAATCCCAACATTGGAAGAAGCACCAAAAGGATTTTATCTATACGGTCGTCGTaccatttgtttattttcttggagAACAAGAGAGGTGCCACCACAATTCCTGATCCTAGCCCGAACCCCAGGCCAGGGACAATGAACTGCCaatcaaattcttttctttGGTTGCTTCCTGGTGTAGAATTTGATCCTGTGGTATTGGAGCATGGTAGACTTAATGGAGGCCCGCATAATCCTTGGTTACCTACAAAGGAATCGGATGAGAATGTCGCGAATTGAGCGATTGTTGGGATCCGTCCCACTAGCCTGTTATATGAGAGATTCAGGACTGAAAGGAATGTCAGGCTTGTTAGCTGTGCTGGGATTTGTCCAGACAATTGGTTAGATGAGAGATCTAAGGACTCGAGCTGTGACAGGTTGCCTAAAGATGATGGAATTTGGCCTGTGAGTACATTATGTGACAAGTTGAGAACATAGAGGGCATTGAACTGTCCTATGGCATCTGGTATTGGCCCTTCAAAGTTGTTGCTTGAAAAGTCAGCAGAGGTAAAGACAGTTAATATCTTCACCAGCTCCAGCTCGAGACCCTTGAGTGTGACTGTTATTGAATCTTGATAATACAGTCCATTCGTCAGCTTCAGGGGATCATATCTTATGTGCTCAAGGTTTCTGTTTCCACCTTCCATCATTCCTTCCCACGTTTTCAAGCAAATGTTTGGTAGATTTCCTCTGAAATGATTGAAAGCTAGGTCGACGATCTGAAGCCTTGGCCAAGTGCCTTCGATTTGTGGACATCCAATAAGCCCGGAGAACATGTTGTTTCGCAGAACAAGGACACGAAAACTCGATATGCTCTTAAGAAGACACGGGAAGCTGTCATTGATTTGATTGTTTCCAAGGTCTAAGACCTCTAACATAGTGCAATTTGCCAGAGATTTTGGAACCTGCCCTTGCAAGTTGTTTCCACTCAGATCCAGAGTCTTCAATTCACAGCTTCTTGGAAATTTATCGGGAATAATGTCACCGAAGTTGTTTCTCCTTAAATTTAGAACACGAAGAGTCTTAATCTTATCAATTAAACAGGATGGTATTACTCCGTTCAAACTGTTGTTAGACAAGTCAAGAACTTGTAGCCATTCGGTATTGCATATCGATTGCGGTATTTCTCCGGTAAGGTGATTATTtgaaagggagaagaaaagggTAAAGTTGAAGTAATTACCAATGTTAGGGGGGATGAAGGAAGAAAAATTATTGCTTGAGTAATCCACATAGGTAATATATGATGGAGGAACTGGAATGCTCCCTTGGAGCTGGTTATGATGCAGGTCTAAGATGCCAAGACCAGGAAGAGACAAAGGTCTTTCTAGATCAACCAGAAGATTGCGTGAAAGATTCAGATATTGAAGAAGAATAAGTTTTGAAATCCAACCAGGTACCGGCCCTGTAATTTGGTTGTCTGAAAGGTCTAAATGGAAGAGTTTTGACTGGTTCCTTAGATCTGGAAACATTCCCAGGTCGCAAGAAGCTAATCTTAGTTTCTTGATTTGGGGAAGGGAAGACATGTTGGAATTGCCACCACTTGATTTCACGGTCAAGTTGTTGTATGAGAGGCCAAGTGTGGTGAGACTGGGAAGTTTCTGAATCCAATGTAATTGCAACGTGTCATTGAGCATATTGGATGAAAGTTCAAGGACATTGAGTTTTGCAAGACCAAAAACGGAACTGGGAAAAGGACCTTCTAACTTGTTGCTGCTCAAATCCAGGGTATCCAAAAGAAAGGAAGACACGTTTGGAAACTCAGGAATCTGTCCCCCAAATCGGTTGTTGGAAAGCTGTATCTTCTGCAGCGACGGGATTGCAAACAACGATGAGGGGATGCTCCCGTTGAATGCATTGTACCCTAAATCAACACAGGTGAGGCTTTGAAGGCCTTCCCAGTGACTGGATGGAATCTCACCTGTTAGTTGATTATGAGAGACATCTACATAGGTGAGATTCTTGGACATGCCGAATGATGGGAGTGTGCCTGTGAACATGTTGGATGACAAGTCCAGATAAAACAGCTGGGTGAGATTAGCTATTGAATTTGGAATTGGTCCAGTGAAGTTGTTACCCACCAGCTCTATTCTGGACAATTTCTGGAGTTCACCAATGGACTGTGGTAATGTTCCCGAAAAATTTGTGTTACTGAGAAGGAGGGTCTGAAGAGAGAGATTCTGATGGAACTCCGGAAAAGAACCCTGAAGGAATTTGTTGTATGATAAGTCAAGGATCTCTAGTGTTGGTACCTGGAATATAGCTTGTGGAAATACTCCGTTCAACTGGCAAGAGCTAAGCTGCAAGGCAGTCAATTTCGAGTAATTTGCAAGGAATTCTGGAACTGGAGCAGACAAATTATTACTGCTCAAACGAATTATTTTAAGAGACTGAAGCTTTGCAAGGGAAGAATCAAGAGGACCCGAAAGATAGCAGTCGGACATGCTCAGCACTTTTAGATTAGGCAGTGAAGATGATAAGGCCTTGCACCAGTCATTGCCGTGTGCTGATATATTAACACCATCAAAAAGGAGCTCTGTTAGGTGTGTGAGATTTTGAATCAATGTTGCAAAATTAGGCTTCTCGAGTTTCAGTGGAGGACCTCCAAGGAAGGAAATGGCAGACAAATCAAGACTAACCAACTTTGTCAGCTTTGAGAAATCATTTGGAATCTGGCCTGTAAAGCCAGCATTGGACAAATTCAGTGAAATCAAATCCGTGAGGTTGGCAAACCCGACTGGCAGAGCTGTGCTGAAGCTGTTGAAAGACAAGTTTAGACTCTGAAGAAATTGAAGACTGAAAAGCCCGCTTGAATCGTCTAGTCCACCAGTGATTGATTCGAAGCTCAAGTCCAGGCTGATAACACGACCACTACCCTCATCACAAGTTATGCCTGGCCACTCGCTGCAATCTGTGGTTGAACTCCACTTGACTAGTTTTGCAGATAAAGATTGATTAAACACGAGAGTGTTCTTTAATTGGAGTAACAAGGATTGCTGATCTTTCCGGCACTGGCCAGAAACCAAAAACACATTGACACCAAAGAATATTGTCAAAAAGGGTATAAAGAAAAGCCATGTAAAGAGAGGAATTTTCATTTGCAAGCAATTACGAGACACCCATACAACCGAAGATGGAAAAGCTTGTTATTAATCTGGTTTTGGTATAGGGAATGAAACAGACATGAACATGACCCTTTTAGGTTCAGTTCTTTGCCACCTTAAATAGACTCAGGTTTTGCTCGGGACGGTGTCCCACCAAAAGTGAAGAATGGGAggcagaagaagaagcagcagctAAAGAGAAAGGATTGGGAGAGATATGGAAAGAGTCAGCAGCAAAATGTTTGTCAAAATAAACTCTTTATGTTTGCAGGCAAAATGAAGGTTGTAGTTGAGAAATGTAGTCGTACTATATCAGACGCGTTTTGTTGTcggctttattttatttgtttgtttagcTTCTGGTTTTGAACCTCTCTTGCAATGTATAGAGAAATCA
This genomic interval carries:
- the LOC133676670 gene encoding hexose carrier protein HEX6; protein product: MAVELSIRSDQGGLCNGKMTWFVVLSCMMAAMGGVIFGYDIGITGGVTSMEPFLEKFFPKVYRKMKEDTEISNYCKFDSQLLTSFTSSMYVAGFIASFFASSITKAFGRKPSILLGGAAFLAGAALGGAAFNVYMLIFGRVLLGVGVGFANQAVPLYLSEMAPPRYRGAINNGFQFSIGIGALSANLINYGTEKIKGGWGWRISLALAAVPATILTLGAVFLPETPNSLIQLTDDTERAKLMLQRVRGTEDVQAELDDLIKASSISKTVEHPFKNIIKRKYRPQLVMAIAIPFFQQVTGINVIAFYAPILFRTIGLGESASLMSSVVTGIVGTGSTFISMLVVDKLGRRALFIFGGVQMLVSQIMVGGIMAAQLGDHGGIGEGYAYVVLILICIYVAGFGWSWGPLGWLVPSEIFPLEIRSAGQSIVVAVSFLFTFIVAQTFLAMLCHFKSGIFFFFGGWVVVMTAFVYYLLPETKNIPIEKMDRVWREHGFWNKIVGEMDEQTKIEAA
- the LOC133676583 gene encoding receptor-like protein 7; translated protein: MKIPLFTWLFFIPFLTIFFGVNVFLVSGQCRKDQQSLLLQLKNTLVFNQSLSAKLVKWSSTTDCSEWPGITCDEGSGRVISLDLSFESITGGLDDSSGLFSLQFLQSLNLSFNSFSTALPVGFANLTDLISLNLSNAGFTGQIPNDFSKLTKLVSLDLSAISFLGGPPLKLEKPNFATLIQNLTHLTELLFDGVNISAHGNDWCKALSSSLPNLKVLSMSDCYLSGPLDSSLAKLQSLKIIRLSSNNLSAPVPEFLANYSKLTALQLSSCQLNGVFPQAIFQVPTLEILDLSYNKFLQGSFPEFHQNLSLQTLLLSNTNFSGTLPQSIGELQKLSRIELVGNNFTGPIPNSIANLTQLFYLDLSSNMFTGTLPSFGMSKNLTYVDVSHNQLTGEIPSSHWEGLQSLTCVDLGYNAFNGSIPSSLFAIPSLQKIQLSNNRFGGQIPEFPNVSSFLLDTLDLSSNKLEGPFPSSVFGLAKLNVLELSSNMLNDTLQLHWIQKLPSLTTLGLSYNNLTVKSSGGNSNMSSLPQIKKLRLASCDLGMFPDLRNQSKLFHLDLSDNQITGPVPGWISKLILLQYLNLSRNLLVDLERPLSLPGLGILDLHHNQLQGSIPVPPSYITYVDYSSNNFSSFIPPNIGNYFNFTLFFSLSNNHLTGEIPQSICNTEWLQVLDLSNNSLNGVIPSCLIDKIKTLRVLNLRRNNFGDIIPDKFPRSCELKTLDLSGNNLQGQVPKSLANCTMLEVLDLGNNQINDSFPCLLKSISSFRVLVLRNNMFSGLIGCPQIEGTWPRLQIVDLAFNHFRGNLPNICLKTWEGMMEGGNRNLEHIRYDPLKLTNGLYYQDSITVTLKGLELELVKILTVFTSADFSSNNFEGPIPDAIGQFNALYVLNLSHNVLTGQIPSSLGNLSQLESLDLSSNQLSGQIPAQLTSLTFLSVLNLSYNRLVGRIPTIAQFATFSSDSFVGNQGLCGPPLSLPCSNTTGSNSTPGSNQRKEFDWQFIVPGLGFGLGSGIVVAPLLFSKKINKWYDDRIDKILLVLLPMLGFRYYARGDWRIEPDETSEEEDNTDAAAAADDDDDDEVEVDNEDYFGGRYCVFCTKLDITIKKVIHDPKCVCYQSPPISSSSSSFSSFSPS